DNA from Chloroflexota bacterium:
TGCGCCAGTCTGTTAAGGCCCCGCACTCGGCGGCTGGCCTACGGGTTGGTGGCGCGGGGAAGCCAGGGCACGTCAGGTAGACTGGAATCAGAAGGTCTCGCAACACAGGCCGCGGCGCCGCTTCCCGGTCAGCGCGGGGGTGCAGCATGGCAGATCTCCTCTTACGGGATCAATCACCGTTGTCGGAATCCCAGTGGACGGCATTTGACGAAACGGTGATTCGCGTGGCGCGTCGGACGCTGGTGGGGCGGCGCTTCATCCCGATATTCGGGCCTCTCGGGCCGGGGGTCCAGGTCACGCCGAACGACGTCTACCTCGGGCGCAACGAAGGCGTCGTCGACGCGCTCGGCGAGGGTGAGTGCGACGAGGTGCGGGCGGGCGACCGCCGGTACTTGCCGCTTCCGATCGTCCACAAAGACTTCATGGTCCACTGGCGCGACCTCGCGGCATGCAGCGACATCGGCGCGCCCTTGGACACGGGGCCGGTCGCGTCCGCGGCGGCGTTCTGCGCTCGCACTGAGGACGAGCTGATCTTCCTTGGCAACGGGGACCTCGGCTGCAGCGGGCTGGTGACCGTGGCGGAGCATCTTCGCGTCCCGCTGAGCGACTGGACCGGAATGGGCAACGCCTTTCGCGACGTCGTCGCCGCCGTCGACCACGTGCGGTCGCACGGCTTCGCCGGTCCCTTTGCGCTCGTGGTGAGCACGAAGCTCTTCGTGGCGATGAACCGGATGTTCGAGAACAGCGGCGTGCTGGAGATCGATCAGATCAGGAAGATCGCGGGCTCTGGCGTGTTCGTGAGCCCCGTGTTGCCGGATCCCACAGCGGCTGTGGTGGCTACCGGGCCCGAGAATCTCGACCTCGTCGTCGGAATCGACATGACGGCGGCATACGTGGAGAGCTCCATGATGAATCATCATTTTCGCGTGCTGGAGTCGGTGGCGCTTCGAATCAAGCGACCGGAAGCGATCTGCGTCCTCGAACGGAGCGCGTAGGATGCCCCAAACGGACCCGTTCACCTACAACGCGCCGAAGAAGATGTCGGACGCGGAGCTTGCTCGCGCGCTGCGCCTCGACGCCGCCGCCGAGATCGACGCGATGAACTTGTATGAGGCGCACATCGAGGCGACGGACAATGAAGACGCGAAGAAAGTCCTCGCCTTCATCGCGAAGGACGAGAAGGAGCACTTCGCCCTGTTCGTCGAGCTGATTCGCCGCCTGGACCCGGCTGAAGCGGATGAGCTGACACAGTCGGCGCCCAAGCTCGACGTGATCCTGCGCACCCCGATCGGCGGTATTGCGGAGCAGGCCGTCGAGAGCGCCGGTGGCCCCGCTGCAACTGACGTGACGCGGCAGCGCGATCTTCTCCGACGGACGACCGTCGGGTCGCTTCTCGAGGAGACGCAGGGCTGATGGGTGCCGGGTTTATGGCTCTGGCGATTCGGCCACAGTGCATGCGCCGCTCCACCACCGAAGGCTCGCCGCGAGGTCGACGACGCTGCCGATCACCGTGGTCGCGGGCGCGGATACACCGGCGCCCCGGGCCAGCTCCGCGATGGTGGAGAGACTCCCCATGACGACGTTCTGCGAGTCCAGGGTGCCGTCCTGAATGACGGCCGCGGGGAGGTCGGCGGCGAGGCCGGCCTTCATGAGGCGCGCGCAGACCTCCGTCAGGGTATTGACGCCCATGAGGAGCACGAGGGTGCCTCCTTGGCGGGCCAGGCTGTCCCAGTCGATCGACGCGGACAGCTTGCTTGGGTCCTCGTGGCCGGTCAGGACGGTGAAACTCGAGGCGAGTCCGCGGTGGGTAACCGGAATCCCCGCGTAGGCTGGCACCGCGATGGCCGCGCTCACGCCTGGAATAACGGTGCAGGGGATGCCCGAGCTGAGCGCCGCCAGCGCTTCCTCGCCGCCGCGGCCAAACACGAACGGGTCGCCGCCCTTCAGCCGCACAACGATCTGGCCTGACATCGCCCGTTGGCAGATCAGGTCGTTAATGGTGTCCTGGGTCATCGATTCGCCACCGCGCCGCTTGCCGGCGTAGATCAACTCGGCGCCGGCGCGCGCATGGCTGAGCAGCGCACGGTTGACGAGGCGGTCGTAGATGACCACGTCCGCTTGGTTGAGGGCATCGCGGCCCGCGAGCGTCAGCAGGCCCGGATCGCCCGGGCCCGCTCCGACCAGGACGACCCGCCCCGACCTTCGGGGTCGCCGCCCCGGTGGCTGACCATCGGGTTCGGCGTCCCGTTCAGGCGACGTGAGGGCCTCCCGAAGCTGGCTCAACGCCGTCGCGATGTCCCCTGCCCGAAGCGCATCGAGCGGCGCGTTGGCGATCGCGCGCTGCCACACCTCGGGCGCCACGCGGACGCCCGCGTCGCGAAGCTCCGCACGTAT
Protein-coding regions in this window:
- a CDS encoding family 1 encapsulin nanocompartment shell protein produces the protein MADLLLRDQSPLSESQWTAFDETVIRVARRTLVGRRFIPIFGPLGPGVQVTPNDVYLGRNEGVVDALGEGECDEVRAGDRRYLPLPIVHKDFMVHWRDLAACSDIGAPLDTGPVASAAAFCARTEDELIFLGNGDLGCSGLVTVAEHLRVPLSDWTGMGNAFRDVVAAVDHVRSHGFAGPFALVVSTKLFVAMNRMFENSGVLEIDQIRKIAGSGVFVSPVLPDPTAAVVATGPENLDLVVGIDMTAAYVESSMMNHHFRVLESVALRIKRPEAICVLERSA
- a CDS encoding demethoxyubiquinone hydroxylase family protein, which translates into the protein MPQTDPFTYNAPKKMSDAELARALRLDAAAEIDAMNLYEAHIEATDNEDAKKVLAFIAKDEKEHFALFVELIRRLDPAEADELTQSAPKLDVILRTPIGGIAEQAVESAGGPAATDVTRQRDLLRRTTVGSLLEETQG
- the cysG gene encoding siroheme synthase CysG, with protein sequence MTAYFPIALNLAGRSCLVVGGGPVAARKVRALLDAGARVTVVAPRISPDVEALAEVRAAPATAGRTLVALRRRRFLPSDLDDQFLVITATDDPSATRAVVDQARARGVLVNAADDPERCDFILPAVVQRGAVQVAVTTGGQSPALARHLRDKLDDEIPGEYEPLAQILASIRAELRDAGVRVAPEVWQRAIANAPLDALRAGDIATALSQLREALTSPERDAEPDGQPPGRRPRRSGRVVLVGAGPGDPGLLTLAGRDALNQADVVIYDRLVNRALLSHARAGAELIYAGKRRGGESMTQDTINDLICQRAMSGQIVVRLKGGDPFVFGRGGEEALAALSSGIPCTVIPGVSAAIAVPAYAGIPVTHRGLASSFTVLTGHEDPSKLSASIDWDSLARQGGTLVLLMGVNTLTEVCARLMKAGLAADLPAAVIQDGTLDSQNVVMGSLSTIAELARGAGVSAPATTVIGSVVDLAASLRWWSGACTVAESPEP